One stretch of Zingiber officinale cultivar Zhangliang chromosome 6B, Zo_v1.1, whole genome shotgun sequence DNA includes these proteins:
- the LOC121990241 gene encoding anthranilate O-methyltransferase 1-like, which yields MALKVEQALHMVGGAGETSYATNSRLQEKAIYRTKPVLATTIQEMYKGLLPEHMVVVDLGCSSGSNTFVVVSQVLNIIVELRRMMGMKKPLEVQFFLNDLPGNDFNYVFQSLDEFKKKVEEETKRELLVPYYVVGVPGSFYGRLFPCASVHFFHSSYCLMWLSQVPEELENQQGVSLNKGNIYWTETSPLQVEKAYREQYKKDFSTFLRLRHTELNTGGGMLLTFLGRRKRTPGHGDLCHLWRLLAEALNSMVLEEIIPEEKVNTFHLPIYGPSLEEVKSIIHHEGLFDLDGVEIFESSWDPFDDSEDDSLDLSNYTKSAKNVADCIRAVVQPLIVHQFGEAILDDLFTLYAQNVLKHLLKEKANHTILVIALKKTV from the exons atggctTTGAAGGTGGAGCAAGCCCTTCACATGGTTGGGGGTGCCGGTGAAACTAGCTACGCCACCAACTCGAGGCTCCAA GAGAAGGCAATCTATCGAACGAAGCCTGTGTTGGCGACGACCATCCAAGAAATGTATAAGGGATTGCTCCCTGAGCATATGGTCGTTGTTGATCTCGGTTGCTCTTCTGGTTCCAACACTTTCGTTGTGGTCTCCCAG GTACTCAACATCATTGTTGAACTCCGTCGTATGATGGGGATGAAGAAGCCATTGGAGGTACAATTCTTCTTGAACGACCTCCCAGGGAATGACTTCAACTATGTCTTCCAATCTCTAGATGAGTTCAAGAAGAAAGTGGAGGAGGAGACTAAGAGGGAGTTGTTGGTGCCGTATTATGTGGTCGGAGTGCCAGGATCATTCTACGGGAGGCTTTTCCCTTGCGCGAGTGTCCATTTCTTTCATTCTTCCTATTGTCTAATGTGGCTCTCACAG GTCCCTGAAGAACTAGAGAACCAGCAAGGCGTTTCACTAAATAAAGGAAATATTTACTGGACAGAAACAAGTCCGCTGCAAGTAGAAAAAGCATATCGAGAGCAATATAAGAAAGACTTTTCGACATTTCTTAGGTTAAGACACACAGAATTAAACACTGGAGGTGGAATGTTGTTGACATTtctaggaagaagaaagagaaccCCTGGCCATGGTGATTTATGTCATCTTTGGAGACTACTTGCAGAAGCTCTTAATTCGATGGTTTTAGAG GAAATCATACCAGAAGAAAAGGTTAACACCTTCCATTTGCCAATTTACGGACCTTCCCTTGAAGAGGTGAAGTCTATAATCCATCACGAAGGATTATTCGATTTGGATGGAGTAGAGATCTTTGAATCTAGTTGGGACCCATTTGACGATTCAGAAGATGATTCTTTGGATCTATCAAACTATACAAAAAGTGCGAAAAATGTGGCGGATTGCATTCGCGCTGTGGTCCAACCCTTGATTGTGCATCAATTTGGAGAAGCCATACTTGATGATTTATTCACACTATACGCGCAAAATGTTCTGAAGCACCTTCTCAAGGAGAAAGCCAATCACACTATTTTAGTCATTGCCTTGAAGAAAACAGTGTGA